Proteins found in one Neodiprion lecontei isolate iyNeoLeco1 chromosome 6, iyNeoLeco1.1, whole genome shotgun sequence genomic segment:
- the LOC107216776 gene encoding hemolymph lipopolysaccharide-binding protein isoform X2, which translates to MQLRIRSPSRKLQPKYTPGIGAHKLHTDDVSWNDARRNCHDESASLVILNSIAEAELIGQLINRAGKYNGWVGVHDFYHEGEFVTIHDETLIEAGFEGWLPGEPNDGSQSEDYVNVHATGKMNDENCNNKFVYVCELPRVRSSVEMNWVQASPSETQDPAGTTVPMYVQ; encoded by the coding sequence ATACACACCCGGGATTGGTGCTCACAAGTTACATACCGACGATGTTAGCTGGAATGATGCCCGGCGGAATTGTCACGACGAAAGTGCATCCCTAGTAATACTCAACTCCATAGCCGAGGCAGAACTTATCGGCCAGCTCATTAATCGAGCGGGCAAATATAACGGTTGGGTTGGTGTCCATGACTTTTATCACGAAGGCGAGTTTGTAACTATCCACGACGAAACGCTGATCGAAGCTGGATTTGAAGGGTGGCTACCAGGGGAACCAAACGATGGATCGCAAAGCGAAGATTATGTCAACGTTCATGCCACTGGCAAGATGAACGATGAAAATTGCAACAATAAATTCGTCTACGTTTGCGAATTACCTCGTGTTCGGTCGAGTGTAGAAATGAACTGGGTTCAAGCAAGTCCTTCAGAAACGCAGGACCCTGCTGGTACCACAGTACCAATGTATGTGCAGTAA